CCCCTTTGCTCCACGTGCACAACTGCCTCGGCCATCGAGTCGCGGGAGCCTCCTGATGGGCTCCGAAGGCCACGCAGGAGTGCACCCCTGCATTCGGCAAAAGGTGCAGTGGTCCAGGCACCACCACCGCTTCGATGGCTTCCAGGGAGAGGTAGCTTTCCACATCGCGGCGAAATTCGGCTCCGCAGTCTGCGGCGGTTTTCTCAGGCTCACGTGCGTAAACTTCTCGCACTCAGCGCTCATCCACTGTGAGCTTCATCTCCGATCTATGCCCTGGGTAAGGTGCCAAAGCCGCGCCCACTCAGCTGGTATCAGACTTGTGTCGGTGCGCGATAGCTGCGGGAGTCTTAGTGTCGGCCGTTCGAATCGGCCAGGGCGCGTTACCCAAGCCCTTCGATCGCTTCGCCCCCGGTTCCGCCTTCCTTGATGAAGCAGCGTCGCATCCTCTGTCAGCGTTCTGCCAGGCCCGGCCAAGAATAGCCCTCCGGCTCTTCCACTCGCGATCAACCTTGCGGTGGTGTGGAGTAGCTCAGGAGTTCGATACCCCGCGCACTAACGCAGTTGTGGCCCGGTATTGAGCCCGACGCGCCGGTTGGAAGCAGGATTTACGTTCTATCTCCTTTCAGTCTCGCTTCCCGCCTGCTTCTAAGACAGGCAGTATTCGTCGTCTAACTGCGGCGGGCACCACACTTGACCTTCTTTACCACACGGCCAAAGGTGCAGGTGGATCCCACGACGGAGCGCCTCTTGGCCTACACGTCTTACATGGCAGGAGTGGCATCAAGTAGCCTAAGTGGCGGTTTCAGACCAGCGCTATCTTGTTACCGTGAGTTGCGCGCGGTGTTAGCTCAAATCTTTCGTTCGCGGCCCGCCCAATAAGGATCGCGCAGCTTCCGCTTATACAGTTTTCCATTAGGATCACGTGGCATTTGGTCAATGAAGTCAATGCTCCGCGGGCACTTATAACCCGCCAAGCGCTCGCGACAAAAGGTCAGAATTTCTTGAGCAAGGGCTGGGCCCGCTTCTACACCTGGGGCTGGTTCGATCACGGCTTTGACCTCCTCGCCCCAGTCGTCATTTGGAATCCCGAACACGGCAGCGTCTGCAACCTTCGGGTGCGTTAGCAGGACCGATTCGATCTCAGCAGGATAAATGTTCGCCCCGCCCGAAATGATCATGTCGATTTTTCGATCGCAAAGGAAGAGATAACCCTCTTCGTTAAGGTAGCCGACATCGCCAACTGTGAAGTAGCCATCGCGTCGGTTGGCTTCCGTCTTAGCCTTGTCTTTGTGGTACTCGAAGTCCGCTTGGCCAAGCTTCATGTAGACAGTCCCTGGAACGCCCGGTGGGCAATCATGTCCCTCGTCATCCAAAATGCGAATTTCCGCCCCGGGCCATGCGCGACCAACTGTACCAGGGTAGCGCAGCCATTCCTCCGGAGTAACGATAGTTCCGCCTCCTTCGCTAGCCGCGTAGTACTCGTAAATCACGGGTCCCCACCATTCGAGCATGCGGCGTTTAATGTCGACCGGGCACGGGGCGGCAGCATGAATTACATGGCGCCAAGATGACACATCGTACTTCTTCTTCACCTCATCGGGGAGCGCCAGCAAGCGGTGGAACTGTGTCGGAACCATGTGCGTAGTGGTGGTGCGGTAACGTTGCACGATGTCCAGGCAACCTTCAGGCGTCCATTTGTCCATCAAGACAACCGCATGGCCAAAATGAAGCGAAGCGCCCGCAAACAGCAATACGGCGGTGTGATACAGTGGGGAGCCCGTGAGATGCACGTTGTCGTTTTCGGGCTGAATGCCGAACATGGCCAAAAACCATGCATACATGGAGAACACTGTATCTGGGTCGTAGGGCGAAAGTGGTCGGCGGACCCCTTTTGGTCGGCCGGTAGTGCCGCTGGTGTAATTCATCACCTGGCCGGCAGTTCGCATATCGGGAAGCGAGTCCGGCTGACCACTTTCTAACTCATCGATCCCGCGAAATCCTGCTACGGCGCCTCGAGCAAAACATCGTCGCTTATCGATTCCGGCTTCGTCAGCTGCAACAACACAGGCGTTGGCAAACCGTTCGGAGGCTACGAAGACCTTGGCCTCAGAGTCCTGCAGGATGTAAGCGATTTCGGATCCGGTTAGGTGGTTGTTGATGGGAACTAAGTACCAGCCCGCTTGCCCGGCGGCCAGATAGAGCGCGACCATATCCGCACTGTTGGGCAAAACAACGGCCAGGCAGTCCCCTTTTTCCATCCCCTCTCGGCGAAGCCCGTGAACCAAGCGATTGGCTCGCGCGAGGAGCTCTCCTGCAGTCCAGCGCCTCCCATCCGGCTCCACGAGAGCCAACTGATCGGGTCTCCGTTGAGCAAAACGCCAAAATCCGTAGTCCGACATACTTTGTTCCTCCCGACAATATGACAGCAATCACGGACGCGGCAGCCCGAGAAGACGCTGCGCAATGACGTTGCGCTGGATCTCCGAGGTACCGCCCATGATGCTTTCGCTCCGAGCATACAGGTATTCGCGCGCGGTACGTTGCCATTCTGTTTCCCAACTAGGAGCTGCGCCCAATCCAAGCGCTCCGAACACGGCGGTCGCGACCTCTTGTAAGCGCTGATCGGTTTCGCTGCCGAGAATCTTTTCTATGGAGCTTTCTGCCCCCGGAGCGCCGGTTCGTTTCAGCTTCGTGATGCTGCGGTAGCCCACCAGCTCTAAAAGTTTCACCTCGATCCACGCCTGGGCGAGGCGTTGTCGCGTCAACAGGTCCGCTGTCAGGC
This genomic window from Candidatus Binatia bacterium contains:
- a CDS encoding acyl-CoA synthetase is translated as MSDYGFWRFAQRRPDQLALVEPDGRRWTAGELLARANRLVHGLRREGMEKGDCLAVVLPNSADMVALYLAAGQAGWYLVPINNHLTGSEIAYILQDSEAKVFVASERFANACVVAADEAGIDKRRCFARGAVAGFRGIDELESGQPDSLPDMRTAGQVMNYTSGTTGRPKGVRRPLSPYDPDTVFSMYAWFLAMFGIQPENDNVHLTGSPLYHTAVLLFAGASLHFGHAVVLMDKWTPEGCLDIVQRYRTTTTHMVPTQFHRLLALPDEVKKKYDVSSWRHVIHAAAPCPVDIKRRMLEWWGPVIYEYYAASEGGGTIVTPEEWLRYPGTVGRAWPGAEIRILDDEGHDCPPGVPGTVYMKLGQADFEYHKDKAKTEANRRDGYFTVGDVGYLNEEGYLFLCDRKIDMIISGGANIYPAEIESVLLTHPKVADAAVFGIPNDDWGEEVKAVIEPAPGVEAGPALAQEILTFCRERLAGYKCPRSIDFIDQMPRDPNGKLYKRKLRDPYWAGRERKI